CCTTTTACCGTCTTAGGAATAAGCGAGTGAGGTGTTCTGTTCGCATCTTATTCCTAGTCGCGCAAAAGATTTGCAACCTTCCATATCTCTTCAGAAATCTGCCAAGCACAATTCACGATTCCTAATCTGTGAGGCGTAAAATGCAGGTACAAGGCGATCGCCCCTTTGCACGATTGAACCATCTTGTTTGAAGAACCTGTCCCAGCCTATTCCTCTACATAAGGTGAAACCAATGGATCAGCATGTTGAAATCGTTCTGCATCAATGGGTAAAGGGCGACTATGAACAGACACGGGTTTTATGCCAACGTCTGGCAGACCAAAACCCAAACTCGTTATCCTACGCGATGCTGCTCGGTATTTTGGCGCTACTCATGGGAGACGAGGAACAGGCAAACGCAATCTGGCTATCGCTTTTTGATGCGGCATCATCCATCTCTATTTACGATCAGTTAACTGCGATCGCCCATCTGAGCCTGAACCATCGTGCCTTTGCGATCGCTGAAATCGCCGATCGAGTCTCTCTGGATTTAGATTTACCTATGGATGAAATGGCGCTGCGGTATCTCCATCTTGGACGGGCGATCGCCCAACAGGGACAGTATGACCAGGCATTGGACTGTTGGCAACACGCTACACAGATCGATCCACATCTCTATGATGCCTATCGATATCAAGGTGAAATGCGGCAACACCTGGGCGAGTGGCAGGCGGCATTAGAGGTCTATGAGACAGCGTATACCCTCGGTGTGATCGATGCAGAGGGGTGCGATCGCCTTGCCCTATGCCATTCCCAACTTCAGCACTGGCAACAGGCAGAACAGACTTGGCACCAGGCGTTAGGCTATGATCCCGACCGCACCTCCATCTACGCCAACCTCGCGTTTGTGTATCTGAATGTAGAGCGATTTGAAGATGCGGTTTCAGCCCTCCATCGCTGGGTGCATGATCATCAATCCTTCGTTGATTGCTACTGCGCGTGGGCGATCGCTCAACCCTCCAATTCCGTTGCCGCCGCCTATCCTGTTCTCCAGTCGTTGACGCAAGGGAAATCTCCTGGGCAAGCAATCAGGATAGCTTGGGGACAGTGGCTCGATCGGGTGGGTTATCGGCGATTAGCAATGGATTTGAGGCAAGGGGCGATCGCATCTCCGCAGGCAACATCCTCTACAACGCCGATCTCTACTCCATCCCCAAAAACCTGGTTAGAGTCCACCTCTCATCTGGAACGATTGATCTATCCTTCTACCCAAGTTCACCTTGTCCCACCAAAATCCTTAGACCCCGATATCCATTACAGCTTTCGGTTTGGGGACACAATGCCACTACCGGGAAGCTTTGTAACAACCGTAGATAATGGACGCTGTTGGTTTGATACAAGTCAGTCTGCAATGGCAATTCTGACTTCAGATCATCATTTAATCCCCAATCTCTCACCTCAGTTTCCAATTCTGAGTCCCGGCCATCCCGTAGATATTTCTCAGCACCAGATCTTTAAACATCCCGACCTTGCACCTGTCAGATCCTTATCTGGTACAGTCGTTGTGCTGGCAGGATTGTTGAATAACGTCTATTTCCACTGGATGCTGGATGTACTGCCACGTTTGGAACTACTAGAACAGGCTCAGATTGATTGGTCAGCGGTCGATCACATCGTTTTACCCCGATCTCTTTCGTTTCAACGAGAGACTATAGATCGCTTAGGAATCCCTCAAGAGAAATGCATTGATCCCGTCGAAATCTCTCACCTCCAAGCCGATCGCCTGATTGTCCCTTCCTTCCCAGGGGCGATCGCCTGGTTTCCCCGATGGGCGTGCGATTTTCTGCGACAGCATTTTCTATCCGAAGCATCCCAAGGTGAGATCCCGTCCCGTCGGTTATACATTACGCGAGGGTCAACCGCGCCGCGCACTGT
The genomic region above belongs to Synechococcales cyanobacterium T60_A2020_003 and contains:
- a CDS encoding DUF563 domain-containing protein → MDQHVEIVLHQWVKGDYEQTRVLCQRLADQNPNSLSYAMLLGILALLMGDEEQANAIWLSLFDAASSISIYDQLTAIAHLSLNHRAFAIAEIADRVSLDLDLPMDEMALRYLHLGRAIAQQGQYDQALDCWQHATQIDPHLYDAYRYQGEMRQHLGEWQAALEVYETAYTLGVIDAEGCDRLALCHSQLQHWQQAEQTWHQALGYDPDRTSIYANLAFVYLNVERFEDAVSALHRWVHDHQSFVDCYCAWAIAQPSNSVAAAYPVLQSLTQGKSPGQAIRIAWGQWLDRVGYRRLAMDLRQGAIASPQATSSTTPISTPSPKTWLESTSHLERLIYPSTQVHLVPPKSLDPDIHYSFRFGDTMPLPGSFVTTVDNGRCWFDTSQSAMAILTSDHHLIPNLSPQFPILSPGHPVDISQHQIFKHPDLAPVRSLSGTVVVLAGLLNNVYFHWMLDVLPRLELLEQAQIDWSAVDHIVLPRSLSFQRETIDRLGIPQEKCIDPVEISHLQADRLIVPSFPGAIAWFPRWACDFLRQHFLSEASQGEIPSRRLYITRGSTAPRTVLNEGEVVTYLQRRNFEVVSLEALSVQAQATLLAQASVVISPHGSGLTNLVFCQPGTPVIELFSPDFVYSCYWFLSTVMKLDYAYLLGEKPEGFWLYQQLYTSSRLACMTVDVPKLDYLLNQMGL